One genomic region from Cryptococcus neoformans var. grubii H99 chromosome 10, complete sequence encodes:
- a CDS encoding glycogen(starch) synthase: MPRSVHSPFLFEAAWEVANKVGGIYTVIKTKVPVTVREYGDRLCLIGPLSYKSAPVEVEAEEPGPGPFGDALRSMQDRGVKLLYGRWLIEGAPRVLLFDTGSCYDRMDEWKGDLWNLAGIPSPPNDHETNETIVFGYMVAWFLGEFAARETDNAIVAHFHEWQAGLAIPLCRKRHIDVTTIFTTHATLLGRYLCAGSVDFYNNLQYFDVDHEAGKRGIYHRYCIERSSAHCADVFTTVSHITAFESEHLLKRKPDGVLPNGLNVVKFAAMHEFQNLHVQSKEKINEFIRGHFYGHYDFDLDNTIYMFTAGRYEFRNKGVDMFIESLARLNHRLKKMGSKTTVVAFIIMPAATNSYTIEALKGQAVTSQLKDCVEQVTNRIGKRIFEHACRYSGEHGTEVPNPEDLLSNEDRVLLKRRVFALKRNSLPPIVTHNMADDANDPILNQLRRVQLFNRPEDRVKVIFHPEFLNSNNPILGLDYEEFVRGCHLGVFPSYYEPFGYTPAECTVMGIPNITTNLSGFGCFMEDLLESPEDYGCYIVDRRGQGVEESVDQLTGQLLSFTTKSRRQRINQRNRTERLSELLDWKSLGLEYAKARQLALRRAYPDSFNDDEPDFTGVQKVGVPLSAPASPRMRTGMMTPGDYATLTEEMEHLSTQDYMGAKSWKGINDDDDENHYPFPLVMKPRKRSDSLASAISGTATPSGGRKLSEKDLARADAALSNAEGVHADGVNGHH; encoded by the exons ATGCCTCGTTCCGTTCACAGCCCGTTCCTCTTTGAGGCCGCTTGGGAAGTAGCCAACAAGGTCGGGGGCATTTACACCGTCATCAAGACCAAGGTGCCTGTTACTGTCAGAGAATACGGTGACCG TTTATGTTTGATTGGCCCTTTGTCTTACAAGTCAGCTCCCGTAGAGGTCGAAGCCGAGGAGCC TGGACCGGGACCGTTCGGAGACGCTCTCAGGTCTATGCAGGATCGCGGCGTCAAGCTTCTTTACGGCCGATGGCTTATTGAAGGCGCCCCTAGGGTGTTGCTCTTTGACACGGGATCTTGTTACGACCG TATGGACGAATGGAAGGGCGACCTCTGGAACCTTGCCGGTATCCCCTCACCTCCAAACGATCACGAGACCAACGAAACTATCGTCTTTGGCTACATGGTCGCCTGGTTCCTGGGCGAG TTCGCTGCTCGCGAAACCGACAACGCCATCGTTGCTCACTTCCATGAATGGCAAGCCGGTTTAGCCATCCCTCTTTGCAGGAAGAGACACATTGACGTCACCACAATCTTCACCACCCACGCGACTCTTTTGGGTCGTTACCTCTGTGCTGGCAGTGTTGACTTTTACAACAACTTGCAGTACTTTGACGTTGATCACGAAGCCGGTAAGAGGGGTATCTACCACCGTTACTGTATCGAAAGGTCTTCTGCGCACTGCGCCGATGTGTTCACCACCGTCAGTCACATCACCGCCTTTGAAAGTGAACActtgttgaagaggaagccTG ATGGCGTCCTCCCCAACGGTCTCAACGTTGTCAAGTTCGCCGCCATGCACGAGTTCCAGAACTTGCACGTTCAGtccaaggagaagatcaaCGAATTCATTCGTGGTCATTTCTATGGTCATTATGACTTTGACTTGGACAACACCATTTACATGTTCACTGCTGGTCGTTACGAGTTTAGGAACAAGGGTGTCGACATGTTCATTGAGAGTTTAGCTC GATTGAATCAccgcttgaagaagatgggctCCAAGACCACAGTCGTCgcattcatcatcatgccCGCCGCTACCAACTCTTACACTATCGAAGCCCTCAAAGGTCAAGCTGTCACCTCTCAGCTCAAGGACTGCGTCGAGCAAGTGACCAATCGTATCGGCAAGCGAATCTTTGAACACGCCTGTCGATACTCTGGCGAGCACGGTACAGAGGTTCCTAACCCTGAAGATTTGCTCTCCAACGAGGACAGGGTTTTGCTCAAGCGAAGGGTGTTTGCGCTGAAGCGAAACTCTTTGCCGCCTATCGTCACCCATAACATGGCGGATGATGCGAACGACCCTATCTTGAACCAGCTCAGGAGGGTACAGTTGTTCAACAGGCCCGAAGACAGGGTCAAGGTGATTTTCCATCCCGAATTCTTGAACAGTAACAATCCTATTTTGGGTTTGGACTATGAAGAGTTTGTTAGGGGCTGTCACTTGGGTGTCTTCCCTAGTTACT ACGAGCCCTTCGGTTACACCCCCGCAGAGTGTACTGTCATGGGTATTCCCAACATCACTACCAACTTGTCCGGTTTCGGTTGCTTCATGGAAGACCTCCTCGAGTCTCCCGAG GACTACGGTTGTTACATTGTCGACCGACGAGGTCAAGGTGTCGAAGAATCTGTCGACCAGCTTACCGGCCAGctcctctctttcaccaCCAAATCCAGAAGACAGCGTATCAACCAGCGTAACCGTACTGAACGCCTAAGCGAGTTGCTGGATTGGAAGTCCCTCGGTCTCGAGTACGCCAAGGCTCGTCAATTGGCTTTGAGGCGAGCTTACCCCGACTCATTTAACGATGATGAGCCCGACTTCACTGGTGTGCAAAAGGTTGGCGTGCCGCTCTCTGCGCCTGCCAGCCCGAGAATGAGGACCGGGATGATGACTCCTGGGGATTATGCCACTTTGActgaagagatggaacaTCTTTCTACTCAAGACTACATGGGTGCTAAGA GCTGGAAAGGCAtcaacgatgatgatgacgagaaCCACTATCCTTTCCCCCTCGTCATGAAGCCCCGTAAACGCTCGGACtctcttgcttctgctATCTCTGGTACTGCCACTCCTTCTGGCGGTAGGAAGCTCTCCGAGAAGGATTTGGCCAGGGCCGACGCTGCTTTGAGCAATGCTGAGGGAGTACACGCCGATGGGGTTAACGGACATCATTAG
- a CDS encoding prolyl oligopeptidase: MSGQQASHSFSTDKTPHGTLKNVHASDFTISPGHWRKNVNSSPYPVPPRHGGVTEIIHGIEIEDHWRALEDADSEVTKKFVKEQNDFSVPRLTSHPFRKELEAAVEQCYNHERMTSPELQGDGYYYWKFNPGTAPRDVIVRSKDLKRDFGKTPSNAGPEIFYDLNKEENISLYAHSFSPSGKLWCAVLQYAGSDWQRIRVIDTESKTVLEKDLGGSKFTFGVTWVGEKGFIYKRSIDYDATSDDYDGIDGSFGMFYHAIGQHQSADVIVWGPPSGEFQFVGKAKVVTVDEKEENNKRAFLALDVYKNTSPETELLLVELPGGTAGPAGVILPELVAKEMKWVSRGFTGETQYIGSSSAERHFFTSFTDGVSTGRIIAFDSADWDATSIDGTLPMQEIVPADPEGHQLQSAYFIGDRLLALIYLKHACASVVFIDARTGKPLGSADAEGTHGNVAADPETQVPVPEEEVQYAKEGQVVIPEHGAITSISCRPDTNDFYFTVDTWVAPSYVLKGELIKNKTGRYEVDISSVNSSEAAAQETLVCSQVFYTSHDGVRIPMFICHPHDLDLSRPHPLLLHAYGGFCAPLIPHFDPMFAVFMRNLRGVVAIAGIRGGGEYGKAWHEAAIGIKRSVGWDDFAYAARYVQSRGLTTPSLTAIYGSSNGGLLVSAATVRNPELYSVVFADVAITDLIRYHKFTLGRMWMTEYGSPEEPETLAILHVNSPLHNVSRDPSVQYPAMLITTGDHDTRVVPGHSLKLLAELQTLKAKNHGAILGRVYINAGHEQSTKSTEKKVEEAVDRLVFALDNIKI, translated from the exons ATGAGCGGTCAACAAGCAAGTCACTCTTTCAGCACAGACAAGACGCCCCATGGCACTCTTAAGAACGTCCATGCGTCTGATTTTACAATCAGTCCCGGACACTGGAGGAAAAATGTTAACTCTTCACCATACCCAGTTCCTCCTCGACATGGCGGTGTTACTGAAATTATCCACGGAATTGAAATCGAGGACCACTGGCGAGCTCTTGAAGACGCCGATTCCGAGGTGACAAAGAAGTTCGTCAAGGAACAAAACGAC TTCTCTGTTCCCAGGCTTACCAGCCATCCTTTTCGAAAAGAGCTCGAGGCCGCCGTCGAGCAATGTTACAACCATGAACGTATGACCAGTCCCGAACTTCAGGGCGATGGTTATTATTATTGGAAATTTAACCCTGGTACCGCTCCTCGAGATGTCATCGTTCGATCAAAGGACCTCAAGCGCGACTTTGGGAAGACACCTAGCAATGCTGGTCCCGAAATCTTCTATGACTTGAATAAGGAGGAGAATATCTCTCTCTATGCCCATAGCTTTAGCCCTAGCGGGAAACTCTGGTGTGCTGTCCTGCAGTATGCGGG GAGTGACTGGCAAAGGATTCGAGTCATCGACACCGAGAGCAAAACTGTCTTGGAAAAGGACTTGGGAGGATCAAAGTTCACTTTCGGTGTCACTTGGGTAGGCGAGAAG GGTTTCATTTACAAACGATCTATCGACTACGATGCCACTAGTGACGATTACGACGGTATCGACGGCTCCTTCGGCATGTTCTACCACGCAATCGGCCAACACCAGTCCGCCGATGTTATCGTTTGGGGGCCCCCGTCTGGAGAATTTCAATTCGTTGGTAAAGCCAAGGTTGTTACCGTcgacgagaaggaggagaacaaCAAGAGGGCATTCTTGGCTCTCGACGTCTACAAGAATACCAGTCCTGAGActgagctgctgctggtcgAATTGCCTGGTGGCACTGCCGGCCCTGCTGGTGTTATTCTTCCAGAACTGGTCGccaaggagatgaagtGGGTGTCCAGAGGTTTTACTGGAGAAACTCAAT ATATTGGTTCATCCAGTGCCGAGCGTCACTTCTTCACTTCTTTCACAGACGGCGTCTCTACCGGCCGTATCATTGCCTTCGACTCCGCCGACTGGGATGCCACAAGCATCGACGGTACCTTGCCTATGCAAGAGATTGTACCCGCGGATCCCGAAGGCCACCAACTTCAAAGTGCCTACTTCATCGGCGACCGACTGCTCGCTCTGATCTACCTCAAACATGCTTGCGCCTCTGTTGTCTTCATTGATGCTCGCACGGGCAAGCCTCTGGGTTCTGCCGATGCCGAAGGCACCCATGGTAACGTTGCTGCCGACCCAGAGACTCAAGTGCCCGTTccggaggaagaggtccAGTACGCAAAGGAAGGACAAGTCGTCATTCCTGAGCACGGTGCTATCACCAGCATTTCTTGCCGACCTGACACCAATGACTTTTATTTTACGGTCGACACCTGGGTTGCGCCTTCGTACGTACTCAAGGGTGAGCTCATCAAGAACAAGACTGGTCGGTACGAGGTAGACATTAGTAGTGTCAATTCTTCTGAGGCCGCTGCTCAAGAGACGTTGGTTTGCTCTCAAGTATTCTATACCTCACATGACGGTGTCAGGATTCCCATGTTCATCTGTCACCCTCATGACCTTGACCTCTCTCGCCCTCAccctctgcttctccatGCTTATGGGGGCTTCTGTGCACCTCTTATTCCCCATTTTGACCCAATGTTTGCCGTTTTTATGCGTAATCTCCGAGGAGT GGTTGCCATCGCTGGTATTCGAGGAGGTGGTGAATACGGCAAAGCATGGCATGAAGCTGCTATCGGTATCAAGCGCTCTGTCGGCTGGGATGACTTTGCTTACGCCGCTCGATATGTCCAGTCTCGAGGACTTACCACCCCCTCTCTCACCGCCATCTACGGTAGCTCCAACGGTGGTCTCCTTGTTTCTGCTGCTACTGTTCGGAACCCAGAGCTTTACTCTGTCGTGTTTGCTGACGTGGCTATCACAGACTTGATCAGATACCACAAATTT ACCCTTGGACGAATGTGGATGACTGAATATGGTTCCCCGGAAGAGCCCGAAACCCTCGCAATCCTTCACGTTAATTCCCCTCTTCACAATGTCAGCCGCGATCCTTCTGTCCAATACCCTGCTATGCTCATCACCACCGGTGATCACGATACACGAGTGGTACCGGGCCATTCGCTCAAGCTACTTGCAGAGCTGCAGA CTCTCAAGGCCAAGAACCATGGAGCAAT CCTTGGTCGAGTGTACATAAACGCAGGACACGAAC AATCAACAAAGTCAactgagaagaaggttgaggaggcGGTTGACCGTTTGGTATTTGCGCTTGACAACATCAAAATCTGA
- a CDS encoding OPT family small oligopeptide transporter: MSTDLELNHNSNQYLGDEKDLVLEKDSNLHDARVAEVHYYTTQNGVHITVGDTPKEVKAVAVEVDDVNEPCETFRAYIIGTILAAVGTGLNVWFGARQPGIYISPFIIQLISHPLGLILSKILPRRRFTFFGQEWSLNPGPWTIKEHAIITMMSTVSLPTATALDVVVAIRQPTFFNDSETGNSQGFRWLVVLSTQFLGLSLAGLAREYLVYPSDMTFPLNLAKLSLFNALHRRKVDENGMVQVAEHHLHEDENEKDPPVHGWKISMFKFCLIATAGSFVWFFFTSFIFPALTYFNWPTWIAPDNKKLAIVMGSITGLGLNPIPTFDWTYISGAGLTPLITPWWATLQTFIGCTIGFFAILGIYWSNVWYSAYLVPNSNQAFDRFGAIYNITGVLSADKTLDVEAYRQYSPMYFGAGYSIVIAGFFASYSAILVYAALEHGPQIKNGLATAYRKTVSFVRRSSRPEESHNRPEYDIHYAIMYQYKEVPQWAFILILVFSLVTGIIMVEVYNTTMPVWGVFVCLALAFIFLIPAGIIQALSNMQITLVILAEIIPGVAIPGRPYANMIFKLYGWVALVMALLYVQDQKLAHYLHIAPRATFRVQMWGVLVSSIVSVGVLSWQFNAIPDMCEIGQKDLMTCPYYTTFYSSALMFGVVGPERMYGANGLYKWTMFAFLAGAVATFAAWLVKRKWPNKYTKSVNIPVVITGLLYYAPYNWSFVWSGVPLAWFFMSYVYNRYSSWWSKYCYVLSIGLTVGAALSGVVQFFCITYPGGSMPSWWGNTAYATGCDGLGCPLLEMPEQGYFGPGPGEFS; encoded by the exons ATGTCAACCGACTTGGAGCTAAACCACAATTCAAACCAATACCTAGGCGACGAGAAAGACCTTGTTCTCGAGAAGGACTCTAATCTTCACGATGCCCGCGTCGCTGAGGTCCACTACTACACTACTCAAAATGGTGTTCACATCACCGTCGGAGACACTCCTAAGGAGGTGAAAGCTGTTGCTGTCGAGGTTGACGATGTCAATGAGCCTTGTGAAACCTTCCGGGCCTATATCATTGGCACTATCTTAGCTGCCGTTGGTACGG GTCTCAACGTCTGGTTTGGCGCTCGCCAACCGGGTATCTACATCTCTCCCTTTATCATTCAGCTCATCTCCCATCCTCTGGGTCTTATCCTTTCCAAAATCCtgccgagaagaagattcaCATTCTTTGGTCAAGAATGGTCGCTCAATCCCGGTCCTTGGACAATTAAAGAGCACGCTATTATTACCATGATGTCCActgtctctcttcccaccGCTACCGCTCTTGATGTCGTTGTTGCCATCCGTCAGccaaccttcttcaatgACAGTGAGACGGGGAATTCTCAGGGCTTTCGCTGGTTGGTCGTCCTTTCGACGCAGTTCTTGGGTCTTTCGCTTGCTGGACTCGCTAGGGAGTACCTTGTGTACCCTTCTGATATGACTTTCCCCTTGAACCTCGCCAAGCTGTCTCTCTTCAATGCCCTCCATCGACGAAAGGTAGACGAAAATGGTATGGTCCAGGTCGCTGAACATCATCTTCacgaagatgagaatgaaaagGACCCTCCAGTCCACGGCTGGAAAATCTCTATGTTCAAGTTCTGCCTTATCGCAACCGCCGGTTCATTCGTCtggttcttcttcacttcttTCATTTTCCCTGCCTTGACCTACTTCAACTGGCCTACCTGGATTGCGCCAGATAACAAGAAGCTGGCTATTGTCATGGGCTCTATCACTGGTCTT GGTTTGAATCCGATTCCCACTTTCGATTGGACT TATATCTCCGGTGCGGGTCTTACCCCTCTGATTACTCCGTGGTGGGCCACTCTGCAGACGTTCA TTGGATGTACCATTGGTTTCTTTGCTATATTGGGCATTTACTGGTCGAACGTCTGGTATTCTGCGTACTTGGTTCCCAACTCCAACCAAGCTTTCGACCGCTTCGGTGCCATCTACAACATCACTGGCGTCCTCTCCGCCGATAAAACTCTTGATGTCGAGGCCTATCGGCAATATTCGCCCATGTACTTTGGTGCTGGTTACAGTATTGTCATTGCGGGATTTTTCGCCAGTTACTCGGCAATTCTAGTGTATGCTGCTCTCGAACACGGTCCTCAAATCAAA AACGGATTGGCCACCGCATACCGGAAAACCGTCTCTTTCGTCAGAAGGTCTTCTCGTCCCGAAGAAAGTCACAACCGCCCCGAGTACGACATTCATTACGCCATTATGTACCAATACAAGGAAGTTCCTCAATGGGCTTTTATTCTTATTCTTGTTTTTAGTCTTGTCACTGGTATTATTATGGTTGAAGTGTACAATACAACCATGCCTGTATGGGGTGTCTTTGTTTGCCTGGCCCTtgccttcatctttttgaTTCCTGCCGGTATCATTCAAGCTTTGAGTAACATGCAG ATTACCCTTGTTATTCTCGCCGAAATCATCCCTGGTGTTGCCATCCCTGGAAGACCATATGCCAACATGATCTTCAAACTTTACGGATGGGTTGCTCTCGTCATGGCCTTACTCTATGTTCAAGACCAGAAGCTGGCTCATTATCTTCATATTGCTCCTCGTGCGACATTCCGAGTTCAGATGTGGGGTGTCCTTGTTAGCAGCATCGTCTCCGTTGGTGTGTTGAGTTGGCAATTCAATGCTATCCCCGACATGTGTGAAATCGGCCAGAAAGACTTGATGACCTGTCCATACTAC ACCACTTTTTACTCCTCTGCTCTTATGTTTGGTGTCGTTGGGCCCGAGAGGATGTATGGTGCGAACGGTCTCTACAAGTGGACCATGTTTGCGTTCTTAGCAGGCGCTGTTGCTACTTTCGCTGCCTGGCTTGTTAAGCGCAAGTGGCCTAACAAGTACACAAAGT CTGTCAATATCCCCGTCGTTATCACTGGATTGCTGTACTATGCCCCCTACAATTGGTCTTTCGTGTGGTCTGGAGTCCCTCTCGCGTGGTTCTTCATGTCGTACGTCTACAACAGATATTCAAGCTGGTGGTCAAAGTATTGTTATGTCCTTTCAATCGGTCTTACAGTCGGCGCGGCTCTCAGTGGCGTTGTCCAATTCTTCTGTATCACGTATCCTGGAGGCTCCATGCCTAGCTGGTGGGGAAACACTGCCTATGCGACTGGCTGCGATGGTCTTGGTTGCCCGCTTCTTGAGATGCCCGAGCAGGGGTACTTTGGTCCTGGG CCTGGCGAGTTCTCATAA
- a CDS encoding L-aminoadipate-semialdehyde dehydrogenase has translation MPVPTFAAQSVTELISIRAETQANDAAIHTGASEYGEKLMTLTYSDVSKAVDRLAAHYAALNIQPQCGPSEVPPERIVAVLTSTAIDETLLEIALAKLGLASLLVSVNNSTAAVAHLCKVTKSAFLIYGPKFGKTAKDSQELLAQEGIEIGIIPETRYPLWGPEGARESKIAPYPPRLTPHQESKRTCVVLHSSGSTGFPKPVFITHYGLIANAAQSLPKTGFSALPLFHGFGHFSVFRCIYHGKTFTLMPPNIPLTSANICRIIRNSPTPPVQHFAVPYVLKLLGETEEGVQTLANFEAVSFAGAAVPDDLGDRLVKAGVNLISFYGTTETGALMTSRRDFDSDKGWNWLRAEGPIADYLELIPQGSDTFEAVVKDGWPAKIMSNREDGAYCTKDLVLRHPQNKAWFKYIGRLDDTLTQTLGEKTNPVPIELAIRGNSPLIQECIVFGDGRPQTGVLILPSEQGAELSKDKKAYIEAIWPVIADANSNAPSHSRILPEMVDILPYGTEIPVATKMSILRPACYKKFGSIINAIYERFERGTGEPKQDISSKPEMESFLTSTILKALGDKAGPDLAPSTDLFSYGVDSLQATRVRNVITKSLELGDAKVGQNIVYEYPSISQLADYLLEVKTGKAGQNGPEKDYKTMWAMVERYTSQLIKEDSSAAAADVTSNGYSRQVIVLTGATGSLGAHILDQLVRRPDVSKVICLSRAKSHQDSLLRVQESLSQRLRMLSPEGESKIVSYAADVNRPDLGLSAEEYESLRRESTAVIHNAWPVNFVLSIDSYNEHIGGATNLLNLTLKSPKTVKPGFFFSSSVGTRQGLTELVVEEDFPESPEAANGLGYGRSKWVVEKIMEKAGKETKARCGVLRIGQLAGDTENGVWNETEAWPLMFKSVDVIQALPMLDEKPSWLPVNQAAATISEIVTSTSISSTPSSAGVYHVLNPYFASWSDILAGLSAGGLKFDTVSRAEWLDRLSKSNPDVTVNPTYKLLGFYQNRIGKKEERPTVEFKVDRTEKESETMRHEVKKVGPELVALWAKRWRQSGFLH, from the exons ATGCCAGTCCCAACTTTTGCCGCTCAATCAGTTACCGAGCTCATCTCTATTCGAGCTG AGACCCAAGCCAATGACGCCGCCATCCATACTGGTGCTTCAGAATATGGGGAAAAACTTATGACACTTAC ATATTCGGACGTTTCCAAGGCAGTGGATCGGTTAGCGGCTCATTACGCTGCACTTAACATCCAGCCTCAATGTGGACCAAGCGAGGTTCCGCCAGAGCGTATCGTCGCTGTCCTCACCTCCACCGCGATTGACGAGACCCTGCTGGAAATCGCGCTCGCAAAGCTCGGCTTGGCCTCCTTATTAGTCTCTGTAAACAACTCAACTGCCGCAGTCGCTCATCTATGCAAGGTGACCAAAAGtgctttcctcatctacGGTCCCAAGTTTGGGAAGACAGCGAAGGATTCCCAGGAGCTCTTAGCTCAAGAAGGAATTGAGATCGGG ATCATTCCTGAAACAAGATATCCTCTCTGGGGCCCTGAGGGAGCTCGAGAGTCCAAAATTGCTCCTTATCCACCTAGGCTTACTCCTCATCAAGAAAGTAAGCGTACTTGCGTTGTCCTCCACTCTTCCGGCTCTACGGGCTTCCCTAAACCAGTATTTATCACGCACTACGGCCTTATTGCCAATGCGGCTCAGTCATTGCCGAAGACAGGCTTTTCTGCTTTGCCCTTATTCCATGGATTCGGACATTTCTCTGT TTTCCGATGTATCTACCATGGCAAGACATTCACACTTATGCCCCCTAACATTCCCCTCACTTCTGCCAATATCTGCCGTATCATTCGAAACTCCCCAACTCCTCCCGTCCAGCACTTCGCTGTTCCCTATGTTCTGAAACTTTTGGGTGAGACTGAGGAAGGGGTTCAGACTCTCGCCAATTTCGAGGCGGTGTCCTTTGCAGGTGCCGCTGTTCCCGATGATCTTGGTGATAGGTTAGTGAAGGCTGGAGTTAATTTGATTTCTTTCTATGGTACCACTG AAACGGGTGCGCTCATGACCTCTCGTCGTGATTTTGACTCAGACAAGGGATGGAATTGGCTTCGAGCCGAAGGCCCCATTGCCGACTATCTCGAACTTATTCCTCAAGGTTCAGATACTTTTGAGGCAGTTGTGAAGGACGGATGGCCTGCGAAGATCATGAGTAACAGGGAAGATGGTGCCTATTGTACCAAGGATCTGGTCTTGAGGCACCCTCAAAATAAGGCGTGGTTCAAGTATATTGGAAGACTGGACGATACCCTTACTCAGACTTTGGGTGAAAAGACAAACCCTGTTCCTATCGAGCTTGCCATT CGAGGAAATTCTCCCCTCATACAAGAATGCATCGTCTTTGGTGATGGTCGTCCCCAAACAGGGGtcctcattcttccttctgagCAAGGTGCCGAACTCAGCAAAGACAAGAAAGCATACATTGAAGCTATTTGGCCCGTCATCGCCGATGCCAATTCGAACGCTCCTAGCCACTCTCGTATCCTCCCAGAGATGGTTGATATCTTGCCGTACGGTACTGAGATCCCGGTT GCTACCAAGATGTCTATTCTCCGACCAGCTTGTTACAAGAAGTTCGGCTCTATCATCAACGCTATCTACGAGCGTTTCGAACGGGGTACCGGCGAGCCCAAGCAAGACATCTCTTCGAAGCCCGAGATGGAATCCTTCCTCACCAGCACTATCCTTAAGGCTTTGGGCGACAAAGCAGGTCCTGATCTTGCTCCCTCTACCGACCTTTTCTCTTACGGAGTGGACTCCCTCCAAGCTACCCGCGTTCGTAATGTAATCACCAAGTCTCTCGAGCTCGGTGATGCCAAGGTCGGACAGAACATTGTTTACGAATAcccctccatctcccaacTGGCCGACTATTTGCTTGAGGTCAAAACTGGCAAGGCTGGGCAGAATGGACCTGAGAAGGATTACAAGACCATGTGGGCGATGGTTGAGCGTTACACTTCTCAACTCATAAAGGAAGATTCATCAGCTGCAGCCGCCGACGTAACTTCCAACGGCTACTCCAGACAAGTCATTGTCCTCACCGGCGCCACTGGCTCTCTCGGTGCTCATATTCTCGATCAGCTTGTCCGTCGACCAGACGTTAGCAAAGTCATCTGTTTGTCTCGTGCCAAGTCTCACCAAGACTCCCTTCTTCGTGTGCAAGaatctctctcccaacGACTACGCATGTTGAGCCCCGAGGGTGAATCGAAGATTGTCTCTTACGCCGCGGACGTCAACCGACCTGACCTCGGCCTCTCTGCTGAGGAGTACGAAAGTCTCCGCCGAGAATCTACTGCTGTCATTCACAACGCTTGGCCTGTCAACTTCGTACTCTCTATTGACTCTTACAACGAACACATAGGAGGTGCCACCAACCTTCTAAACTTGACCCTCAAGTCTCCCAAGACTGTCAAGCCCGgattcttcttttcttcttctgtcggTACAAGACAGGGTTTGACAGAGCTTGTGGTAGAGGAAGACTTCCCCGAAAGTCCTGAGGCTGCGAATGGGTTAGGGTATGGGAGAAGTAAATGGGTAGTGGAAAAGATCATGGAGAAGGCTGGCAAAGAGACAAAAGCGAGGTGTGGTGTTTTGAGGATTGGTCAGTTGGCTGGTGATACCGAGAA TGGCGTGTGGAATGAAACAGAAGCATGGCCTTTAATGTTCAAGTCAGTTGATGTCATCCAAGCTCTTCCTATGCTTGACGAG AAACCATCCTGGCTCCCAGTTAACCAAGCAGCGGCAACCATTTCCGAGATTGTCACTTCCACTTCTATCTCCTCTACCCCATCTTCTGCTGGTGTGTACCACGTCCTCAACCCATACTTTGCTTCATGGTCCGACATCCTCGCTGGCCTGTCGGCTGGCGGCCTCAAATTCGACACTGTTTCACGTGCCGAATGGCTCGACCGTCTCTCGAAATCTAACCCCGATGTAACGGTAAACCCGACTTACAAGCTGCTTGGATTCTATCAGAATAGGATcgggaaaaaggaagagaggccGACAGTTGAGTTCAAGGTAGATAGAACGGAGAAGGAGTCCGAGACAATGAGACATGAGGTAAAGAAGGTTGGGCCGGAGCTGGTGGCTCTCTGGGCGAAGCGATGGAGGCAGTCTGGTTTCTTGCATTAG